DNA sequence from the Rhizoctonia solani chromosome 14, complete sequence genome:
CGTCTTCTTGGGCGCTTCGCTCGATAGAGTGAACACCTGAGAGTTGTAAAGTCAGAGAGCTATATATAGTTTGAATGTGACAGTACCTTCGAAATCAAGAGAAACGAGCAGATAATCCTCTGTTGGGGTGCAAGAAAGCCACACGCCCTCGGTAGTGCGCATTGCAGATCCAGCAAAGGAAGTGTCTGCGAAGTGATTGAGACAGTAGCTCTTGCCTATATTCCCGATTATGTGAGCGCTGAGTTGGACTAATCCCTCAACCCTTTAAAATAATACTGACCGACGCTTTGCTCGCCTATAATGACCAATTAATATACCGTCGCATCGTGGAATAATTACTCACCCATAGAGCTGACCACCCGGACAGGCTTTTATGGGGAATAGTCTCAGCCCCGAGCACGAGCAGAAATTGGAGAGGTAATCACCTTGGTTGCCATGTATGATTGTAGCAGAGATTCGTACCACCCAGGCTAAGAGTGTCGACGATAGTGGGAACATCTGCGCCCAACAACGAGCGTTCATATACTGGGTCCCACACACCATCTTTGAGTGGAATAAAACGGTTTTCTCTTGTAACAGCGAGACTTTAGGTATGGAGGTTTATCACATTAGCATACACTGAGACGATTGCCAACACGTTACTCACTGCAGGGGGATCAAGCATAGCAATTCAACAATGAAGCTACCCAACTTAAACTCGGAAATTTGGCCCGCCGTGTTCCTTCCAATTGTATCTGTTCGCTTGACTTGTATTGCTGTAAGAGCGCTTCCCATGGGTTTTCGGGTTGTGGTCTCAAACGTGGATACCATCCTTGCAAAATATTCTCCACGCCTTGTAATTCAACCGGAGACGAAAATATCAACTGTCTTGGCTGGCGATCGATTGCTGTGAGAGTGTTCCGCGCCACTGCAGGTACGACAGGGAACCGCGTCCACACTTCCAAGTGACAGTCGATCAGACTATTGTTAATTGTATCGGTTGCTTTTTTACGGGAATGCTCGCGGTCAGAACGGAATGAGAATTCGGTTGCCTTCTGGGTAATTTGCAGTATTGTCGAGGTGATTGCTTTGGACATCGCATCGAATGACACAACATGTATTCTTCCCCGGCCGTCAAACCTTGTAGCCACTCGATACCCCTCACAAGAAGTAAGATGGCTGATTCGATACCCCTCTATTCGTACCGAATGAAGCCCAATGAAACGCAAGTAATTGGTGTAAGCTCCCATCGCTGGGCACAACGACGAGCAGACAGGACCCATCAGGAGCAGAAAATGCGTCAATAATAGGGCGTTCGATTTGGAGGGACGCGGTTCTGTATGCGGATTAGATACTATCATACCTGGAGAAGAGGTGTGCGCACCGAAATTGCTGAGTAACTAACGAGAAGATTCGCATACGGCCCGATGTCTCCACCAAGCAAATTTCTTCGACACCGGTCACAAAACATGCCTTGCTTAGATCAATAGGCTTGTTGCTGTACCAGCTCCTAAGGGATATCGGTGAGCCTCGACTCCTGAGGTTGGCAAATAGCTCGTCGAATATGTAGATGGATAGTTTCAGATCTTCCTGTGAATTGCACACACTTCAGTTGCTTGTTACCCGCAATGACTGCCTGGAGCATCATTTACCTTTAGTCCGTGCACTATGGCAAGTAAACGGGTGGTTTGATCGAAAGCAAATTTGCATTCGGATCCACCCAACGAGTCATGGCTCAGTGAAACTTTACCATGTGTGGAATTGACCGCATGCTGGATCGTGACATTATCCTCATAAAAATTCGGGTTCTTATTCGCTCTGAAACCACCACCAAGCACTTGTCCCGCACAAATTGTATAAACCTATAATTGCAGGTTACTAAATATTTTTATTTTAAGGTTGAATCAACACTCACTCAACTGATCGACCCTTCGGCAAGGTAAACTCAAACCTGTGTCGTGTATCCATTTTTGGCTGGGGTACATGTGATTCATCAACGCGGCATAGCTGGCTATCTTGTTCTGTGAGTTCAagtggatatatatatgtCGATTTTGTGCTGGACGTGTGGAACACACTGAGCCACCCCAGCGATATTGTGCTGCATGGTAATTTTTGGTAAGCCTCGCATTAACGCCAATTCAGCTAGTCAGCTTACCGCTATTTGTGTAATGGTGACCGTGAGCCTGTCCACCGATTGATTTGATCCAATCAACGCGGCGCACTTGACTAGTTTTTGCTGAGAAATTGTATTCGATAGGCAATCAAAAGGGACATACCGCGAATTCGAAGACATAACTTCTCTCAACTCTCGACAGCTACTTCAAAGGCGCGATGGGCTTCTTCTCGGTAAATAGAGTCGCGAGCGTCACTTCCGTTACGACTTTGACGTTGCCGTTCCATCGAGATAATACCATCTAGTCGTTCGCCTAAAACCTTTTTCTCCAATGCCTCCAGGTTGTGCCCGAGCCTTTCTTGTACCTTCTGTTTGAATACGGAGAGAGATGGGTATTTTTGCGTCATTGAATCAAGCTGAGAGAAGAATTCAGGATCAGATATGCCGCCGTTTTACCCCTCGCAAAGCCCGAGTTCGATCTATATTCATTGGAGCAACGGATGGATCATCACGATTCCCTTGGCTGCGGTTTCCCGACCCCCAGCTCGACCCCCAGCCGCCAGAGTTCCAGTTACTTGGATTCCAACCAATAGTCCAACTTGTAGGATTTGGAATATAATTTACAGGGTTCATGCTGAACCTTTTTGACGGGGTTTGTGTTGATGTCCTTGGGTGCGTTTCCGAAGCAACAGCTCCGTTGAGTAAGTCATTGATAAAGTCCTCCTGTTCATGGCGAGAGAGCTTTGAATTCTCTTCAAGATACTTTTTCAAAAACGGCCATTTCCCCTTGAGAACTGGAATTCTCTGTCCTGGACAATATCTAGTTTATTCTTCTTTCAATTTCACTAGATATTTTCCTCAAATCGGGGTAACGCTGATAGAGTAAGGCTTCCGGAATGCGGTTATCAGATCTGTTATTACCGGTCGTCTGAAAACTACTATATACTCACCAGTTTCTTCAGGTCCATGAGACATGTCGAAGCCTAAGGCAAGTGAACTAAAACCATGGTAAAAAAAAATGTACCCCATAAGAACTATGTGGTAGCTCACGGATAGACACCATCATAACTTGATCGCACCAGGTGCTGAATCTCAGCTTTGAGCTTTGGTCCATCCCGGTTTATGTGATCATCGATATGCCTCCTGTCTGCGTTCTCCGCTCTCAATCTTTCCGCCTTCAACTCTCGTAGACATTGATCGTACTTGGCGAAGATCCTTTTATGCTGACTCCTCAAGCCATTTGCAGCAAGGACCTCAAGGTCGGCAGCCTCGATGCTTCCTAGCTGGATGGGACATTCCTTCGATCTAATTGGATCAACAATTCAGTTCTAACTTAATATCAGTAACAAGTTCTTACTCGACCATCTTCTTGAGGTTCATAGTGCTGACATTGCTATCAAAGCGATCTTCTTCGGGCTGTTCCTTTTCGTTCCTGACTACCAAAAGCGCAGTCTTTTGCTCCCCTGGAACGAGTCGCACCCGCGAAGTTTGACGATCGTTAGTGGACGGCAAAATCCTTGATTCTACAGCGGCCTTGTACCAGGTCAGTCTCCAAGTTAGAAGACAAGCGAACTAAACACCTACCGTGAAACCGGGACTGCCAACGGCGCCTTCCTCCTGTTCGAGAGACTTGGATACCTCAAAATCGAAAAGGCGAGCGTCGTCATCGTTTTCTTGCTGGTCCTCGGGAAGATCCTTATTGTGTGCACTCGTGTCCCAAACTAAAGCTCGCGCTTGAGATGACGACACTAGGCATATGATTTGATCCGCCAATTTATTTAAATAGCTATATATTAGTTGAATCAATAAATGTGAGCGTGTAGGGATTAAAAGAATAGGAGCTAACCGCATAAAAGTCACTCGATTCCGTCGTACGGATGATGACGCAGCTTGGTCATCCCATGTTGTGTCCTCAGGCCAGTATATAATGCAGGTCGCTTTCGAGGGTCCCTTGTCGTGATGTTCAGGGTCTAATACGAGGTACAAGCCAGACCCAAGTCCTGAAGACAAGTCATCTCGAGTATCGCTCCTGGAGAGAATATTTGCGCTGGCACAGATACACATGTTATTCGTATTTGATATTGATTAACCATGCATACGTACGAATTTTGATCGAGAAGCCGAGCTTGCCGAAGAAACTCAACTATTTCTGGTTGGCTTCCATAGACTCCTGTAGGCTTGATAGATAGCTAGACGGATGATTGATATTAATGAATAACTCAAAGGAAAAAGAATCAACATACCTGGTCTAAGTTCTAAAATTGATCTTGGATACCGAGTCATACGATCCTGGTTGTATAATATTCAAAAGACGATGAAGGGATTGCTGATCGATGACGACCTTCTCGACTAGCAGGAAATGAGTAAAAGTGAGGATAGTACCCGAGTTATAACACGTCACCGATTCCTCCAGAGCCATGTTCGTCTACCAAATCAAGGAGCCGAAACAAATTCGGGACAGCACCCAATACATCTTCAGGCAATGATATATGGCTTGGGTTTCGTAATGATGGTGTGTCGGACTTGTGTTCTCGTCAAAGTGGGAGTTCGCGTCAAGCATCTCAGTGTCACCATCACTTTGCGCGGAAACATCGCGGGGATTACCGGTTGCCGGAATTTCGAAGTTGGTGTTTCGATTAGATGAGGGGCCAGTTGGTCCAGTATTGCAGTCATGGCCAGAAGATAATTCATATGATATGTAGCCGGGCTGTGCAGCTAAAGAACAAAGTATGGTTTAGGATTCAACAATTGTATGATTAAGGGCCGGTAAACTCACGGGTACGATGTGAGTCACGTGGACCGGTAGCTGACGCTTGCACCGGTGGTGTCGGGTCTATTGTGTGTTGTGGCCTGGCAAGAAAATAATCAAAATCAATGAGCTGGCCCCGAAGGTTAACAGGGCTCACATGAGCGTCTCTAGGCCAGGATCCCGTAGTTGAGTACCAGAGAATAGGCTCTGTGGGTTCTGATGGCTAGACTCGCTAGCCATGGTATTTGAGCTGGTCCAACCAAGCTGTAAAACTGACAAGGAGTAGGAGATCCCCTCGAGAGGTGAGAATCTGCTGAATCTGGCTCCTTTTGTACTTAATCTCTCTATTAATATGGGCGGAAAGCCACCCCTAACCCACAGCCGcactatgcatatatttgtgcCACATGAAAAGCAACAT
Encoded proteins:
- a CDS encoding cytochrome P450 family protein translates to MASESSHQNPQSLFSGTQLRDPGLETLMPQHTIDPTPPVQASATGPRDSHRTPAQPGYISYELSSGHDCNTGPTGPSSNRNTNFEIPATGNPRDVSAQSDGDTEMLDANSHFDENTNVLGAVPNLFRLLDLVDEHGSGGIVEKVVIDQQSLHRLLNIIQPGSYDSLSIKPTGVYGSQPEIVEFLRQARLLDQNSANILSRSDTRDDLSSGLGSGLYLVLDPEHHDKGPSKATCIIYWPEDTTWDDQAASSSVRRNRVTFMRYLNKLADQIICLVSSSQARALVWDTSAHNKDLPEDQQENDDDARLFDFEVSKSLEQEEGAVGSPGFTAAVESRILPSTNDRQTSRVRLVPGEQKTALLVVRNEKEQPEEDRFDSNVSTMNLKKMVESKECPIQLGSIEAADLEVLAANGLRSQHKRIFAKYDQCLRELKAERLRAENADRRHIDDHINRDGPKLKAEIQHLVRSSYDGVYPSLALGFDMSHGPEETGQRIPVLKGKWPFLKKYLEENSKLSRHEQEDFINDLLNGAVASETHPRTSTQTPSKRFSMNPVNYIPNPTSWTIGWNPSNWNSGGWGSSWGSGNRSQGNRDDPSVAPMNIDRTRALRGLDSMTQKYPSLSVFKQKVQERLGHNLEALEKKVLGERLDGIISMERQRQSRNGSDARDSIYREEAHRAFEVAVES